The following proteins come from a genomic window of Denitromonas sp.:
- a CDS encoding PA2778 family cysteine peptidase, whose translation MLALLAALAGCAVQTPRLLSAPPAGLPPQVELTATPFFPQEDYQCGPAALATALSAIGLPTRPESLADRVFLPGRQGSLQIEMLAGARGRGAVATRIPGTLDALMRETHHGNPVVVLQNLGLSWAPSWHYAVVIGYDLDAAHFVLRSGPMERQELAFSTFEHTWDRGGRWAFVVTPPGMLPATATEAEATRALVAFEHNAPPDAATRAYRAALARWPDNLTLAMGLGNTLYAQGDKPGAAEAFRNAAQRHDDAAAYNNLAMVLLELGRRDEARSAAKTAVSLGGPFQAQAADTLRRVND comes from the coding sequence ATGCTCGCCCTGCTCGCGGCACTGGCCGGCTGCGCCGTGCAGACACCGCGTCTGCTCAGCGCGCCGCCGGCCGGCCTGCCGCCACAGGTCGAACTGACCGCCACCCCGTTCTTCCCGCAGGAAGACTACCAATGTGGGCCCGCGGCACTGGCCACCGCCCTGTCGGCCATCGGCCTGCCCACGCGCCCCGAGTCCCTGGCCGACCGGGTATTCCTGCCGGGGCGGCAAGGCTCGCTGCAGATCGAAATGCTCGCCGGCGCGCGCGGGCGGGGCGCGGTGGCCACGCGCATCCCCGGCACACTCGACGCCCTGATGCGCGAAACGCACCATGGCAACCCGGTGGTGGTACTGCAGAATCTCGGCCTGTCCTGGGCCCCGTCCTGGCATTACGCGGTGGTCATCGGCTACGACCTCGACGCCGCGCACTTCGTGCTGCGCTCGGGCCCGATGGAACGCCAGGAACTGGCCTTCTCCACCTTCGAACACACCTGGGACCGCGGCGGGCGCTGGGCCTTCGTCGTCACCCCGCCCGGCATGCTGCCCGCCACGGCCACCGAAGCCGAGGCGACGCGTGCGCTCGTCGCGTTCGAACACAATGCGCCGCCAGACGCCGCCACGCGCGCCTATCGGGCCGCGCTGGCACGCTGGCCCGACAACCTCACGCTCGCCATGGGGCTGGGCAACACCCTCTACGCGCAGGGCGACAAACCCGGCGCTGCCGAGGCGTTCCGCAACGCCGCACAGCGCCACGACGATGCCGCGGCTTACAACAACCTGGCCATGGTGCTGCTGGAGCTGGGGCGCCGCGACGAGGCGCGCAGCGCGGCAAAAACGGCCGTCAGTCTGGGCGGGCCGTTTCAGGCACAGGCCGCCGATACGCTCAGGCGGGTCAACGACTAA
- a CDS encoding PA2779 family protein: MNRFKRLFSVLLAVCFTNGVMIQTAQAALVSTEQVARVAAADGSAHQRLNDMLTRADVQAELERHGLTAEVAKERIAALTDAEAAALAEQIDSAPAGGIIGAILLVFFVLLVTDILGFTKVFPFTRSVR, encoded by the coding sequence ATGAACAGGTTCAAGCGACTTTTCAGCGTATTACTCGCTGTCTGCTTCACCAACGGTGTCATGATCCAGACCGCGCAGGCTGCACTGGTCAGCACCGAACAGGTCGCGCGCGTCGCCGCCGCCGACGGATCGGCGCACCAGCGGCTCAACGACATGCTCACCCGCGCCGACGTCCAGGCCGAGCTGGAACGCCACGGCCTCACCGCCGAGGTGGCCAAGGAGCGGATTGCCGCGCTGACCGACGCCGAGGCGGCCGCGCTGGCCGAGCAGATCGACAGCGCCCCGGCAGGCGGCATCATCGGTGCCATCCTGCTGGTGTTCTTCGTCCTGCTGGTCACCGACATCCTCGGCTTCACCAAGGTCTTCCCCTTCACGCGCTCGGTGCGCTAA
- a CDS encoding TRAP transporter permease — protein MAKAHVRHHDLSEAELKQIVAEADTGGRKPSGVTAAIIAATGIAWSLFQLWFASPLPFVFEVGILNDTQARAIHLAFAVFLGFMAYPAFKRSPRAHVPVLDWALALIGAFAAAYLFLFYEALSQRPGLPTTFDLVTAVVGLTLLLEAARRALGLPMVILALVFISYIFLGAYMPDVIAHRGASLGKGMNHLWLSTEGVFGVALGVSTSFIFLFVLFGALLETAGAGNYFIMSAMSMLGHFRGGPAKAAVVASASTGMISGSSIANVVTTGTFTIPLMKRVGYAPKKAAAVEVAASVDGQIMPPVMGAAAFLMVEYVGIPYVQVLKHAILPALISYIALFYLVHLEAMKADIRGLPRRPSPHSWQMRLMRTLMTISGVILLAGIVYWGMGWIKALTGDASFIIVAVLMFVAYLVLLWFSAQQPELRIEDPNDEITELPEVGPTLKSGLHFLLPVVSLIWNLMVEELSPGLSAFWATSFMIFILVTQRPLLALMRGKGDTLAELHQGFRDLYDGLSIGARNMIGIGIATAAAGIIVGTVTLTGIGLVLTEFVEAVSGGNLMAMLFMVAVICLILGMGLPTTANYIVVSTLMAPVVVELGAQSGLLVPLIAVHLFVFYFGLMADVTPPVGLASYAAAGIARCDPIATGVQAFIYSIRTAILPFMFIFNTQLLMIGIDSVWAFVLTVASAVLANLVFAAATQGWFLTRSRLHETALLLLVTFSLFRPGFWMDTIYPPYNSVPASRLNELVEAAPANGNLRVWIEGITLEGDEVSKGVLLPLGDTTPNARTRLKQSGLTVMALGDSVQVMVVDFGSRAAKLGIEQGFTVTHVELPAERPVKEWIFIPTLLVLALVVALQRARSRSDGAPAARAG, from the coding sequence ATGGCCAAGGCACACGTGCGACACCATGACCTGAGCGAGGCAGAGCTGAAGCAGATCGTTGCCGAGGCAGACACCGGCGGGCGCAAACCGAGCGGCGTGACCGCCGCGATCATTGCCGCCACGGGGATCGCGTGGTCGCTGTTCCAGCTATGGTTCGCCTCGCCGCTGCCCTTCGTGTTTGAAGTCGGCATCCTCAACGACACCCAGGCACGCGCCATCCACCTGGCGTTTGCCGTCTTCCTCGGCTTCATGGCCTACCCGGCCTTCAAACGCTCGCCGCGCGCCCATGTGCCGGTGCTGGACTGGGCGCTGGCGCTCATCGGCGCCTTTGCTGCCGCCTATCTATTTCTCTTCTACGAAGCGCTGTCCCAGCGCCCCGGCCTGCCCACCACCTTCGATCTGGTGACCGCCGTGGTCGGCCTGACGCTGCTGCTCGAAGCGGCGCGCCGCGCGCTCGGCCTGCCGATGGTGATCCTGGCGCTGGTCTTCATCTCGTACATCTTCCTCGGCGCCTACATGCCGGACGTGATCGCCCACCGCGGCGCCTCGCTCGGCAAGGGCATGAACCACCTGTGGCTGTCGACCGAAGGGGTGTTCGGCGTGGCGCTGGGCGTGTCGACCAGCTTCATCTTCCTCTTCGTGCTGTTTGGCGCGCTGCTCGAGACGGCCGGCGCGGGCAACTACTTCATCATGTCGGCGATGTCGATGCTCGGCCACTTCCGCGGCGGGCCGGCCAAGGCGGCGGTGGTCGCCTCGGCCTCGACCGGCATGATTTCCGGCTCGTCGATTGCCAATGTGGTGACCACCGGCACCTTCACCATTCCGCTGATGAAGCGCGTCGGCTACGCGCCGAAAAAGGCCGCTGCGGTCGAGGTGGCCGCCTCGGTGGACGGGCAGATCATGCCGCCGGTGATGGGCGCGGCCGCCTTTCTGATGGTCGAGTATGTCGGCATTCCGTATGTGCAGGTGCTTAAGCACGCCATCCTGCCGGCGCTGATTTCGTACATTGCGCTGTTCTATCTGGTGCATCTCGAAGCCATGAAGGCCGACATCCGCGGTCTGCCTCGCCGCCCCAGCCCGCACAGCTGGCAGATGCGGTTGATGCGCACCCTGATGACGATCAGCGGCGTGATCCTCCTCGCCGGCATCGTCTACTGGGGCATGGGCTGGATCAAGGCGCTCACCGGCGACGCCTCGTTCATCATCGTCGCCGTGCTGATGTTCGTGGCTTATCTGGTGCTGCTGTGGTTTTCGGCGCAGCAGCCCGAACTGCGCATCGAGGACCCGAACGACGAGATCACCGAACTGCCCGAGGTCGGCCCGACGCTCAAGTCCGGCCTGCACTTCCTGCTGCCGGTCGTGTCATTGATCTGGAACCTGATGGTCGAGGAGCTCTCGCCCGGCCTGTCGGCCTTCTGGGCGACCAGCTTCATGATCTTCATCCTCGTCACCCAGCGGCCCCTCCTCGCCCTGATGCGCGGTAAGGGCGACACCCTGGCCGAGCTGCACCAGGGCTTTCGCGATCTTTACGACGGCCTGTCGATCGGCGCGCGCAACATGATCGGCATCGGTATCGCCACCGCGGCGGCCGGCATCATTGTCGGCACCGTGACGCTCACCGGCATCGGCCTGGTGCTGACCGAGTTTGTCGAGGCGGTGTCGGGCGGCAATCTGATGGCCATGCTGTTCATGGTCGCGGTGATCTGCCTGATCCTCGGCATGGGCCTGCCGACCACGGCCAACTACATCGTGGTGTCGACGCTGATGGCGCCGGTGGTGGTCGAACTCGGCGCGCAGAGCGGCCTGCTCGTGCCGCTGATCGCGGTGCATCTGTTCGTCTTCTATTTCGGCCTGATGGCCGACGTCACGCCACCGGTCGGCCTCGCCTCGTATGCCGCTGCCGGCATCGCGCGCTGCGACCCCATCGCCACCGGCGTGCAGGCCTTCATCTACTCGATCCGCACCGCGATCCTGCCCTTCATGTTCATCTTCAACACCCAGTTGCTGATGATCGGCATCGACAGCGTGTGGGCCTTCGTCCTCACCGTGGCCAGCGCGGTGCTCGCCAACCTGGTCTTCGCCGCCGCCACCCAGGGCTGGTTCCTCACCCGCAGCCGCCTGCACGAGACCGCGCTGCTGCTGCTCGTGACCTTCAGCCTGTTCCGGCCCGGCTTCTGGATGGACACGATCTACCCGCCCTATAACTCGGTGCCGGCGTCGCGCCTCAATGAACTGGTCGAGGCCGCGCCCGCCAACGGCAACCTGCGCGTGTGGATCGAAGGCATCACGCTCGAAGGCGACGAAGTCTCCAAGGGCGTGCTGCTGCCGCTCGGCGACACCACGCCGAACGCCCGCACACGCCTGAAACAATCCGGCCTGACGGTGATGGCGCTCGGCGACAGCGTCCAGGTGATGGTGGTCGACTTCGGCAGCCGCGCCGCCAAGCTGGGCATCGAACAGGGCTTCACCGTCACCCACGTCGAGCTGCCCGCCGAACGCCCGGTCAAGGAATGGATCTTCATCCCGACGCTGCTGGTGCTGGCGCTGGTCGTCGCGCTGCAGCGTGCGCGGTCCAGGTCTGACGGTGCGCCGGCGGCGCGCGCTGGATGA
- the msrB gene encoding peptide-methionine (R)-S-oxide reductase MsrB, which translates to MNRRQSLRTLLAASLFSLGGHRIAAAAGADRHRLVKSKAEWARLLPGPAYAVLFEEDTEPPGSSPLNHEKRDGTYLCAACYQPLFDSATKYDSGTGWPSFWQPLAGAIGTQRDFKLILPRTEYHCARCGGHQGHVFDDGPQPTGKRYCNNGLALYFVARGDTPPPLRT; encoded by the coding sequence ATGAACCGACGTCAATCGCTCCGGACCCTGCTGGCGGCATCCCTGTTCTCGCTCGGCGGGCATCGCATCGCCGCGGCAGCCGGCGCTGATCGCCACAGGCTGGTGAAATCGAAGGCCGAATGGGCCAGACTACTGCCCGGCCCCGCATACGCGGTCCTCTTCGAGGAAGACACCGAGCCCCCCGGCAGCAGCCCGCTGAACCACGAGAAGCGCGACGGCACCTATCTCTGCGCAGCGTGCTACCAGCCCCTGTTCGACAGCGCGACAAAATACGACAGCGGCACCGGCTGGCCGAGTTTCTGGCAACCGCTGGCCGGCGCGATCGGCACCCAGCGCGACTTCAAGCTGATCCTGCCGCGTACCGAGTACCACTGCGCACGCTGCGGCGGCCACCAGGGCCATGTGTTTGACGATGGCCCCCAACCCACGGGCAAGCGCTACTGCAACAACGGGCTCGCGCTGTACTTCGTGGCACGCGGCGACACGCCACCGCCGCTACGCACCTGA